A region of the Raphanus sativus cultivar WK10039 unplaced genomic scaffold, ASM80110v3 Scaffold1817, whole genome shotgun sequence genome:
TCGCTGCGTTGTGTCCAAGCTATTGTCAAAATGCAGACGCTCGTCCGTGCTCGTCATTCCGCCAAAGATGGAAGCCGTGTTTCTGCAATCtctgtaagttttttttctctgagATGGCTTTGGCTGAACGAACGACGTGTGTCAGTAgtatcattttgttttgttttccctGCGGACCAATACTGTTTCTTGTTTCAGGATAAGGTGGAAACAAATGCAGCAGCACAAAAACTTCTCGAAAACAAGTTTGCTAAACATGTATGCATATTATAAACTCGTTTTCTGGTTTATTTATGGTaattttatacttattttatttttggttatataGCTAATGGAGTCAACTCCCAAGACGAAGcctatcagcattaaatgtgaTCCAACAAAACCTAGCTCTGCTTGGACCTGGTTGGAGAGGTGGATGTCTGTTTCCAAGCCTGAGAAGGCTCCATTAGCAACGGAGGAGCAACATTTGGAAGAAACCAAGGTATCATCACAAGTTGACTTGGTGAGCTCTGAGTCCACCTTAGAGACCGAAGCTGATACTGGTTTCTCAAGTAAGGTGGAGCTGTCTGAGACGGAGAAAACGAGCCATTATGATTCACCGAAAGCATCTGCAGAGGTTGATCATGACTCTCATCCACTTGCTGCTGCTAAGGATACCGAAGCTGAATATGTGGATGAACAGCCGAAACATTCTTTGAAGCGTAAGGCTAGCAATCCTTCTTTCGCTGCAGCGAGATCAAAGTTTGAGGAACTAACATCATCTGCTGGTGGTTCAAACAAAGCGACGACGCTTTCTTCTAAAGATGGTGTTTTAGGTGAAGAAGGCAAAGATTCATCAGAGGCTAAAAAGGATCAGTCTGTGGAAGAAGTTGCTCCAGCGGAGCACAATGGATCTGAGTGTGGCACCGAACTCTCTGTAACTTCTTCTCTTGATTCACTTGAcaagaagtcagacattgagggtGCAGAACCCAAGGTTGAAGCTAAACCTCTAGAAAACGGCACTCCCAGGTCAGACCAAGCAGAGTTGATAGAAATTGATGTGAAATCTAAAACTCCATTGGCGGCTACTGTAGAGGACTCCAAGGAGAGAGTTGAAGTTACAGTGACAGAGCATGAAACGGTTATTATTAGTACACCTGATTCCAAAAAGAGAAGTGCAGAAGATGAATCAGGTCCTCAAGCATCATACTCGTTACCTGAGGAAGCTGTAACTCCGATGACAATCACTGAATCTCAGGCAACTCCGGCAAGTCAAGCATCCTCTTCGGTTAGAGCAAGGAAGGATAAATCCGGTAAGAGTGGTTCAAGCCAGAAGAGGAAAGTTAGCAAGAAAATAGCATCAAGTCCCAAACAGGAAACTGATACTACTACTACAGAACAGAAAAGCGGGAGAAGAAACTCTTTTGGTTATGATCAAGAAGCGAGAGAAAGCAGCGGAGGGAAAAACTCTGTTCCTCGGTTCATGCAGCCAACACAGTCGGCGAAAGCTAAGGTTCAGGAACATAACTCACCAAGGTCAAGCCCTGATCTTCAGGAAAGAGAGGTTTCCGTCAAGAAGAGACATTCGTTGCCTGTTGTTGCTGCCAATGGGAAACAAGGGTCTTCTCCTAGAATCCAACGGTCTGCGTCTCAAGCACAGCCAATTACAAAGGGTACACGAACCCCCTCTCTCTTATGTTTTCTCGGCAGTGTTTACCTTTTGTGTTACTGAGAAAAAGAGTTTGATTTTGCCTTtgcttgtgtgtgtgtttttacaGATACAAGAAAATGGCAGAGATGAAGCTGGTCGGAAACAAAATCTTAGGGGGTGGGGGGAGTTGGAGTAATTTGCAATATTTGATGTTTGGTATGTTTGTTTTCAGACAATCCTTGACTCTAATTTGAGACAGCCCAAAGTGAAGGAGGAAGAAGGGAGAGTGGAGGGGAGGATGGTTCTTTTGTATAGAGtcatttccttttttctttcttattggattatttggtttggtttggtttggtgtttgtttatttgtttggacatataacCTGCTCAACTCCAATGAAAGTCGTGTAGTAGAGTATTTTGGTTATTTCCATATATTTTATACCCACTTCTCTTTGATTGCGGAGTACAACTGTCTGGATGAACATACAAAAAGAATATGCATGAATCGTTATGAATGAAGTTAATAAGACGCaaaaacaaaagtatttatttcaataCTCGTAATCATGAAATGAAATCATTCGTGGACAAGAACAATAACTATTACCAGTGTGGTATGGTATGTCAAAAGTGATTGAACGTAGATCATGGTTCAATGCATTTGTATTGTAAATGTAAATCTGAAATGTCAGTTAATCAACCATATAGGATAATAGAATAATACTTCGTTGGTGGGGGTTGACTGATCATCTTGAATTTGAGTCAATGAAACTGGCTCCTATTgacttttttatctttttcttttctttttctctccaaaacagaaataaatcaaaaagataaATAGAGGGGCCGttaaggaaatatataaaagtaatgGAGTATGTGGAGAAATGGCAAAAAATGAATGAGAGGAGGGTAACGCGGCTGCCAAGACACGTGTATAAAGGGCGCCTTGGAGAAGTAGTAGAGATAAAATGACGATGGTGACCTGAAGACAGAAGAAGAACCTACCGGATCTAGGGCttctcgtctctctctctctcttctctacaTTCCCTTCGACGGATTCAACACGCATATGTTCTGGATTTTACAACTTCTCTTCTTCAGTTCTCCATCTCCGATATTCAAAAAGTTTTCCTGAAACAATTAGGGGTTTTCTCGATGAAAACGATGATGATTGGTTCGAATCTAAAGAGTATgccgctgctgctgctgctggattttgattaattatttggATTTTAAAAGGGGGGTAATTGGACTGTCAccgaatcaaataaaaaaaaaagaagagttttTTTGATAGATTTAAAAGAAGTGAGTTGCTGAAAAGTATGAGGGCATTGCACAAATCGAAAAGGGTATCTTGGCCACCAGATTTTAAACTTTGCCAGGTAAAAGAAAGACATTTGCAGCTCTTTCGATCGATCCAAGCTCCCATGGTTGATGTTTTGTTTACTTTTCCTTCTAAATTTGACTGGTTTTGCAAATGGTACTGTTACAGGAACCGCCGAACTATTAAGTAGTGATGAATGAATGAAGTTTTATTCTCTATTGCTCAGTGTCCCTTTAGCTCATATAATTTGATGACTTGAGTTATTGCATGATGTGTGTGTGCTATGTTTTTCAATTTATGTTTCCCTGCAACCTTTAGTAGTTCTTCTTCATCACAATGGGATGTGtatcttgtttttttctcaCCCTTGCATCATAGACTAAAATTGTTTGCGTATTTTCCTTCTTTGGATAAGAAGGGATACATCCAGTTTTATCATGGGATTGCTCAGCCTTACACCACTTTTACTCTTGATTGGGATCAGGGTAGTCAACTTGTCTGCGATGACCTATGCCAACCAAGAAAAATGTGTTTTGGCTATCTTCAACGATTCGGCCTTTTTTACACACTCTTGGATGCTGTCATTTGCAACCTTTTTGCTgatggaaatatatatatatatattggtaagATAGGCTGGGTAGAGGGCGGAGGAAGCCACAGAGAAGAGGAATGTCACCCTTTTCCATGTTATTTCATGGTTTGAAAATTAGCTGATTAGTTAAAAAGTCCTGAATTATGAGGTTCTTGTCTTTAGATATTACCACATTGATTGTTTCTTTCGTTAATTAAGCTTTTTCAAACTACCAGTTTTCTTGTTATAAGTTAATGGGGACAAGCTTTTTTGACTATCTTTGTATTGTATGTTTGAGACAACTTGTCCATTGGtaaatattcatttttctttATGTGTGTAGTGATTCCTGTTTGAGGTCTCTACATGAGACTTAAACTAGCATGATCTGATCAAGACGGCCTATGGTTCATGCGTAACACGTCAATTAACAATTCTGATTTTGATGCTATTCCAGGTACGGCTCTTTATATCTGAGGACTCACCTTCACAAGTTGGATCAGAATCTCAAGATCACCTCCAAGCAAAGTCACATCCGAGCGAGGATAATCTGCCACCTGGTTTCGGTGGACCTCTTTCTGCAAATGAGCCACAGATTAAGTTATCAGACATCCCAGTAATAAAGTGGATATGCTCTGTCCGGGTGAGCTTTTGCTGATCCCACTCGTTTTTACCTAGAGTCTTTATATCTTTGAAAGTACTCATTGCAGTTCCCTCCacaataacaatatatttacaCTTATTGTTTacatcttctttttatttattcctctgaagtttaatttaattgtccAACCAAATCTTTCCTTTGAGATGATAACCATAGGAATAATATATGGAAAATATGTCGGTAAATTGCTCTTAGTTGGGTTACCCTTGTATGGTTGTATTTATCGTCAGGCTAGTTAAGGATGTTCGGCTCTGAGGATACTCACGAGTATGTTCAACATGGAATAACATGTGTTCTTGCAGATTGTGCTGGATGAGGAATGGAGAGTGGTTGCAGGGGAAGAAAGCAAAGAAGTGGAGACGCAAAATCAGAGGGAATTGAGAGTTCTTGAAGCCTTCTATCCTGGCGCATCAGCTATTCCTCCAAAGTCCGGATCCTATCCCCCTACATAACACATTCATTTGCATATATCCCTTTACTTCTTTTCTGACTTTGGTCTTTTCTTTAAACTCAAATCTGCAGCCCTTCGGTTCTTGCTGATGTTGACAACTCAGATTATGATGATCAGCAAACCGTTGTCATCCCCATCCTACCTGTAGAAGATGATGACATAGATCCAGCATCTGATCTCCCAGTCCAATCTGGCGTGGATGTGGTGGGAACAGAGCCATCAAGAAGCGATGAGAACACATCAGTTTCTTCAACCCTCCCAGCAGCGTCAGAAATAATGGCTGCGTTAACTGCAATTTCAAACAACAAAGAACTAGGCAGCGGCATGATCGACCAAGAACTGCTTATGAAAATCTTGAGCAACCCTAAGCTGGTGGAGAATCTTGTTGCAAACAGTAGTGGTGCAGGTTCAGTCTCCTCCAACGCCGGTAGCCTCTACCTATCTTCGACACACGAAGCAAATGGAGTAACAACCTCAACACCTGCCAGCTCAAATGGACAATATTACCCTCAGCCAACTCCTTCCTTGGTCTATCCTCCTCCAACTTCTTCAGATCAGCCCAACTATGGAGCACCACCAGCCAGAGATGCTAGTTATTACAAGAGCCTGATTCAGCAACATGGTGGGGAAAGACAAGAGGCACCACCGCCAGTTCAACAACATCTCGGTTATCGTTATAACAACCCTCAACCTGGAGGGGGACTTAACCCTGAGATGGTAAATagcaataataataataaccaGAGGCCACCAAGGGAttcaaaacaaaagataatgaAGCCTTGCATGTACTTCAACAGCTCGAGGGGTTGTCGCAATGGAGCTAACTGTTTATTCCAGCACGATGCTACAGCTTACCAGCCGAGGAACCCAAACAATGGTAACACCAACAATCCTGAGATGCAGACTGCAAAAAGAATGCGATTTGACAGGGACTGAAGCAGAATTAGCATACCACCACCATGCTCTTCTCCTCTtggtgtgagagagagagagcttgtTGTTAGCAGCagagcaattttttttttctactctCTTGCCTGGCTTTGCTgctatttaagttttatttactttttttgaaactattttccacaaatcatataatataattagggaattttctctttttaagaTGTTCATCTACTCTCATgaagattatatataattgagGTAAAACGGAGATTCTAATTAGCACAACAAAGTTTGTAACTTCAGACTGTTTGAACCATTAATTCATTCACCACTCACTACATAATCTTAAAGTAGATGCAGGTTTTCAAATCGGAGCAACACATCAAATGCTTACAACAAGATTGTTCATATTTTGCTAAAGTTAAGTCTTGAGATCGTTTATACATGCGCTGTTCAGAAGCTTCATTCCTTCTTCACTCATCTGCTGAACCTCTGTTGGCGACAGTATCTTTATGCACCTTACACATCCCACAAACTCCCTGCACCAGTTTGTTTATGCAAGTAAAAAAATATGGTAAGCATAATAATATGGTAACTTGTATAGCACGCAGCAACAGTAAGTGTCGAGAAAAGATTTTTCAACAGAAGAGGGGCTTTACAAAGTCATTCGTAAGAGGGGCTTTAGTTTTGGAATGTATATGAATCTCAAGTTTGTGAAGATAAAGGAAATTATTAGGAGAAAAAAAGGTATTTAACTTGAATTCTCTAATAAATAAGCTAATTCaggacaaaaaaaacaaaatttctttgACTTGGGCCTGGAATGACGCCTTGGGACTGAACTGAATCCGTTTAAATGTTTGACGGTTCGGTTTAGTATAGTGACCGCTGGAAACGGGGTCCTGAGAGTCCTTAAGAACAAAACAATTAAATAATCGGTAGGTCCTATCAAAAATTAAAGATTTGATgcttaaaattcttaaataaaGATCAGTCTTTAGGAAATCCTTAACATGTGTCGGTCCGCGAttgattgatatattttttatttttttcttattttaatctgaaaaaggaaaaaaaaataataattaaaaattcaaaaaatattattcctAAGTATTCTTCTTGAGATCCACCACTACGGATGCTCTAATCTACGCTGCTGTAGATATTTTTTCAAACGAGCTTGACTTCCTGACCGTCGATCAAAAGAAGTTCTGACGTGGCGCAATCATACCCGTCCAACATAAGAAAATAGTGGGACGAAAACACAATTCTGTTAcggattttaaaaatactaaaagtaAGAATATAGAGTGTATCTCAGTTTAGAGTCACACAGGTATAAAGCATCATCTCTCTCCCAtactctctctccctctctcgtTTCAAATCATCATCTCTCTCCCACTCTCTCGTTTGAAGCACAGAGCGACAATGGTGAATGTATAAGTCATCTCTCTATCATCTCGCTTTCTCACTAGCTACATGTATCTGAGATGCTGAATCTATTATCTTctcgtttgttttttttttctcggatGAATCTTTGCAAAAACAGAGTGGAAGAAGCAAGCATGCAGCTCGttgcaggaggaggaggagaaaacAATGGTGTGACTCAAGAGGCTAACAACAGTAAGCCTCAAAATCGATCCACTCTCTATAATTTCGCTTCTGATGTTCATACTGACGTTCTGATGTTCTCATACTCGCTTGAGATGGATTGTTTCTACTTCCTAGATCTATGAATGAACTTGATTATCTGAAATCGATTTGAGCCTTCTTATTTCGAATCTATAGGTCTTATGGATTATATCTGGATTGTTATGCTGAAACGCTTTCATATTCCGGACTCTGTTCGTATATATGATTTTCGATCAAGTTTATTTTGACGTAATCTTCATGCTTTTAAGTTTTGAATGTGGTCTCTGCTCCATCTCGCCTGTATAGTCTTTCGGATCAGATCTAGAGTTTTTATATTTctgaaatcaatttaaaattagCTCGTGTGTAATTATACTGCTCAAGTTTCTTCAGACGAATCTTATATTGGTTTGTGATTGGGTATCATAATTCTCATGAACGTTTAGCCTAATtgtgaatattattttattgtttttgtggCAGCGATTAGCAATCATGACGGGAGTAACGTAATTTTTACTTGTTTtggaatattttgttttttcccaCAAACTAGGAAAGAAATTCGCACGTACACGCG
Encoded here:
- the LOC108820956 gene encoding zinc finger CCCH domain-containing protein 6, which codes for MRALHKSKRVSWPPDFKLCQVRLFISEDSPSQVGSESQDHLQAKSHPSEDNLPPGFGGPLSANEPQIKLSDIPVIKWICSVRIVLDEEWRVVAGEESKEVETQNQRELRVLEAFYPGASAIPPNPSVLADVDNSDYDDQQTVVIPILPVEDDDIDPASDLPVQSGVDVVGTEPSRSDENTSVSSTLPAASEIMAALTAISNNKELGSGMIDQELLMKILSNPKLVENLVANSSGAGSVSSNAGSLYLSSTHEANGVTTSTPASSNGQYYPQPTPSLVYPPPTSSDQPNYGAPPARDASYYKSLIQQHGGERQEAPPPVQQHLGYRYNNPQPGGGLNPEMVNSNNNNNQRPPRDSKQKIMKPCMYFNSSRGCRNGANCLFQHDATAYQPRNPNNGNTNNPEMQTAKRMRFDRD
- the LOC108820954 gene encoding protein IQ-DOMAIN 32, producing MGRSPASSCLRIIACAGGDDAAEPTPNALESKSSSDKRGWSFRKKSGKQQQQRGVMSITTSVAVSEETSRTRETLESALLLKSPSPEDNVVSEKQTFSVDDDKTKTKKSQLPVTTYVDESVDVNKKAEVPVLVESKGTETEEEDFIGTELQSKLDGGDCADAAPVTVMEEDTTLEVAKVEPDDVIIIKKEVDDSVIIIIQAAVRGFLARRELLRRKKVVKLQAAVRGHLVRNQAMGSLRCVQAIVKMQTLVRARHSAKDGSRVSAISDKVETNAAAQKLLENKFAKHLMESTPKTKPISIKCDPTKPSSAWTWLERWMSVSKPEKAPLATEEQHLEETKVSSQVDLVSSESTLETEADTGFSSKVELSETEKTSHYDSPKASAEVDHDSHPLAAAKDTEAEYVDEQPKHSLKRKASNPSFAAARSKFEELTSSAGGSNKATTLSSKDGVLGEEGKDSSEAKKDQSVEEVAPAEHNGSECGTELSVTSSLDSLDKKSDIEGAEPKVEAKPLENGTPRSDQAELIEIDVKSKTPLAATVEDSKERVEVTVTEHETVIISTPDSKKRSAEDESGPQASYSLPEEAVTPMTITESQATPASQASSSVRARKDKSGKSGSSQKRKVSKKIASSPKQETDTTTTEQKSGRRNSFGYDQEARESSGGKNSVPRFMQPTQSAKAKVQEHNSPRSSPDLQEREVSVKKRHSLPVVAANGKQGSSPRIQRSASQAQPITKDTRKWQR